One genomic region from Rosa rugosa chromosome 1, drRosRugo1.1, whole genome shotgun sequence encodes:
- the LOC133738043 gene encoding wall-associated receptor kinase-like 10, with amino-acid sequence MLSLFRNHKSKAKEGFFQKNGATILEQLIHDFNGNCNPIQLYSAEELKKATNDYHSDDGMRYDGWNFGVYKGVHGGREILVKIFGERSNYRSSEFLIATELAVSSNMSNHKNVLKLLGCCLETELATLVFEFPAKGNLPRHIYGDNAQSLPWKTKLKIAIEVADAVSYLHHGSSKVFIHRNIRTENIFLDQDCVAKLSDFQVSLPIPLDQDHVLSECLSFLGHLSPEVLMYNRYTEKSDVFNLGMIICEILTGKKSYELLRLRSSGDSKELENIMEGNLLHESNMRQVTECSKLAVRCLDSDPNARPTAQEVSQTLRSIKRFQL; translated from the coding sequence ATGCTATCACTCTTCAGAAACCACAAATCCAAAGCAAAAGAGGGCTTCTTCCAGAAGAATGGAGCTACCATATTGGAACAGCTCATTCATGATTTCAATGGTAATTGTAATCCGATTCAATTGTACTCCGCAGAAGAGCTCAAGAAGGCAACAAATGACTACCACAGTGATGACGGAATGAGATATGACGGTTGGAACTTCGGAGTGTacaaaggagttcatggaggtcgtgaaattttggtgaaaattttCGGAGAAAGATCAAACTACAGGAGTAGTGAATTTTTAATTGCAACTGAACTTGCAGTTTCTTCAAACATGAGCAATCACAAGAACGTTTTGAAGCTCTTGGGATGTTGCCTTGAGACGGAGTTGGCCACTCTGGTTTTTGAATTCCCAGCAAAAGGAAATCTCCCTCGTCACATTTATGGAGATAATGCACAATCACTGCCATGGAAGACCAAGTTAAAGATCGCAATTGAAGTAGCAGATGCAGTTTCATATCTTCACCACGGCTCTTCCAAGGTGTTCATTCATAGGAATATTAGAACTGAAAATATCTTCCTGGACCAGGACTGCGTCGCCAAGCTGTCGGATTTCCAAGTGTCACTACCAATTCCTTTGGACCAAGACCATGTACTTTCCGAATGTCTCAGTTTCTTAGGGCACTTATCTCCAGAAGTActgatgtataatcgttatacaGAGAAAAGTGACGTCTTTAACTTGGGGATGATAATATGCGAAATTTTGACAGGAAAGAAAAGTTATGAGCTACTAAGACTTCGGTCTTCTGGGGATTCGAAGGAACTGGAAAACATTATGGAGGGAAATTTACTGCATGAGAGCAACATGAGGCAAGTAACAGAATGCAGCAAGCTCGCAGTAAGGTGTCTCGACTCAGATCCTAATGCAAGACCCACGGCGCAAGAAGTCTCACAGACACTCAGATCGATCAAAAGGTTCCAGCTTTAA
- the LOC133725002 gene encoding putative receptor-like protein kinase At1g80870: MPSRPFPPSSPQLPILSPPNFLTKTRVLFLALTISASFVIISSIVYFVYHLWHSLVDRAKTIPFDSSAPLKLERFSYKDLKNASNDFDSANVIGKGGSGTVFRGILKCGKLIAIKKLDALNLQTEREFQNELQILGGLRSPFLVTLLGYCVERDYRILVYEYMPNRSLQESLFGDGVLSLGWERRFEIITDVSRALEFLHLGCDPPVIHGDIKPSNILLDFDNRAKISDFGLSRIKVEGEFGVDMFSQDLGKSQELWKSQELSGNLAVDTSPAIGTPVESANEVDFALALQASSSSKNSRKCCNVKALNLNSVNYNANIAYESELKSSDAKGKEVSTVDFGGDDWNNRFVPYDDEFSSVDHSKDLGFIAGSAVDEAEDAKQWGKDWWWKQDGSGELCSKDYVTEWIGSQICPSSNPDWDDDKKSIPDQKTDLDTSPVDKLENGNGPHVQQFGFGNLSKEFEKNESKGRKNRKRKPRKMQEWWKEEHLAEISKKGSNLKNLETKWKKGFKMPRFDLGRWSHFRKRKNFREQSQEKCDQNGEFSFRRGWKKKNAHSVGSDMWSGDLFSRELSSTTSMRGTLCYVAPEYGGCGYLMEKADIYSLGVLILVVVSGRRPLHVLASPMKLEKANLISWCRQLAQAGNILELVDERLKDEYNKDQASLCINLALSCLQKMPELRPDIGEIVRILKGEMDLPPLPFEFSPSPPSRLYSRSRSRRKQTTTAE, encoded by the coding sequence ATGCCTTCAAGGCCATTCCCTCCTTCAAGTCCTCAACTTCCAATTTTAAGCCCACCCAATTTCTTAACCAAGACCAGGGTCTTGTTCTTGGCCCTCACAATCTCAGCTTCTTTCGTTATAATCTCATCCATTGTCTATTTTGTTTATCACCTCTGGCATTCCCTTGTGGACAGAGCTAAGACAATCCCATTTGATTCCAGTGcacctttgaagcttgaaagGTTCTCATACAAGGACCTCAAGAATGCCTCCAATGACTTTGACTCAGCCAATGTTATTGGCAAAGGTGGCTCTGGCACTGTCTTCAGAGGTATACTCAAGTGTGGTAAGCTGATTGCTATTAAAAAGTTGGATGCTTTGAATTTGCAGACTGAGAGAGAGTTTCAGAATGAGTTGCAGATTCTTGGGGGGTTAAGATCACCATTTTTGGTGACCCTTTTGGGTTACTGTGTGGAAAGGGATTATAGGATTCTGGTTTATGAGTACATGCCCAATAGGAGTCTCCAAGAATCACTTTTTGGAGATGGTGTTTTGAGTTTGGGTTGGGAGAGGAGGTTTGAGATAATTACAGATGTGTCTAGAGCACTTGAGTTCTTGCATTTGGGATGTGATCCTCCTGTTATCCATGGTGATATTAAGCCAAGCAACATTTTGCTTGATTTCGATAACCGGGCAAAGATTTCGGATTTTGGGTTGTCAAGGATTAAGGTGGAGGGTGAGTTTGGGGTTGACATGTTCAGCCAGGACTTGGGGAAGAGTCAGGAGCTGTGGAAGAGTCAGGAGCTGTCTGGAAACTTGGCTGTGGATACTTCTCCGGCCATTGGTACACCTGTGGAGAGTGCTAATGAGGTAGATTTTGCTCTTGCTTTGCAagcatcttcatcatcaaaaaACAGTAGGAAATGCTGTAATGTTAAAGCTTTGAACTTGAATTCAGTGAATTATAATGCTAACATTGCCTATGAGAGTGAGCTTAAGAGTAGTGATGCAAAGGGAAAAGAGGTTTCGACTGTAGATTTTGGTGGGGATGATTGGAATAATAGGTTTGTGCCTTATGATGATGAATTCAGTAGTGTTGATCATAGTAAGGATTTGGGTTTTATTGCCGGTTCTGCTGTTGATGAGGCAGAGGATGCAAAGCAATGGGGGAAGGATTGGTGGTGGAAGCAAGATGGAAGTGGTGAATTGTGTAGTAAAGATTATGTTACAGAGTGGATTGGGAGTCAGATTTGCCCGTCTTCGAATCCTGATTGGGATGATGACAAGAAGAGCATTCCTGATCAGAAGACTGACTTAGATACATCTCCAGTCGATAAACTTGAAAATGGAAATGGACCCCATGTACAACAATTTGGGTTTGGAAATCTCAGCAAGGAGTTTGAGAAGAATGAATCGAAGGGCAGGAAAAACCGCAAGAGGAAGCCGAGGAAGATGCAAGAGTGGTGGAAGGAGGAGCACCTTGCCGAGATTAGCAAGAAGGGTAGTAATCTGAAAAATCTTGAAACAAAGTGGAAGAAAGGCTTCAAAATGCCACGTTTTGATCTTGGTAGATGGTCTCACTTTCGCAAGAGAAAGAACTTTAGGGAACAAAGTCAAGAAAAGTGTGATCAAAATGGTGAGTTCAGTTTCAGAAGGGGATGGAAGAAAAAGAATGCACATTCCGTTGGCAGTGACATGTGGAGTGGCGATCTATTTAGCCGTGAGCTAAGCAGCACAACAAGCATGAGAGGGACATTGTGTTATGTAGCTCCAGAATATGGTGGATGTGGGTACTTGATGGAGAAGGCTGACATTTACAGTCTAGGTGTGCTAATCCTTGTGGTTGTGTCTGGTAGAAGACCACTACATGTTCTTGCATCACCGATGAAGCTAGAAAAGGCAAATCTAATAAGCTGGTGTCGACAGTTAGCTCAAGCCGGAAACATACTAGAACTTGTAGATGAGAGATTGAAGGATGAGTACAATAAAGACCAGGCAAGTTTGTGTATAAATTTGGCTCTTTCTTGCTTACAAAAGATGCCAGAGTTGCGGCCAGACATTGGGGAGATTGTAAGAATCTTGAAAGGGGAGATGGATCTCCCACCACTCCCGTTCGAGTTCTCTCCTTCCCCTCCTTCTAGGTTATACAGCAGGAGCAGGTCAAGGAGAAAACAGACTACAACTGCAGAGTAG